From Macaca fascicularis isolate 582-1 chromosome 14, T2T-MFA8v1.1, a single genomic window includes:
- the VSIG10L2 gene encoding V-set and immunoglobulin domain-containing protein 10-like 2 isoform X1, with the protein MVGQRAQHDPVSLLLLIRLCLLHLRASGQPHPTPEAPAEEVVSVQGVRGGSVELACGSGPAPLLVLWSFTPLGSLVPRPVAVTDGAMSKVEAIASALGVVSLRNGSLVLGELREGARGHFLCQVLHVAGGQLHTAYSHVTLAVLVPVSKPQVRLSNPSPVEGASVVATCAVREGTEPVTFAWQHQASQGLGEALVGVTEPLFRLDPVNRTHLGWYMCSARNSVNRLSSDGAFLDVIFGPDKPVITMEPLGLAEEGFWASEREEVTLSCLAASNPPSHYVWLRDHTQVHTGPTYIIARAGRVHTGLYTCLAHNSYLDSRTQTTVQLTIYYPPEGQPSCAVHPSPGAVTLLCAWPEGLPPAQLQWEGPQGPGPTAPSNVTWSHAAAQLSSGSIFTCTGRHPALAPPALCTVTLWEPLGRPTCWSTATMGHQFIMLSCEWPGGEPPATLSWLDEQQQPLGSSSSSTAVHLLQAQEDLAGREFTCRGTHLLRTPDPHCHLQLEAPQLDVAEPRVSVLEGGEAWLECSLRGGTPPAQLLWLGPQQQQVDHGTSGFMLHPEGAQLRLGIYDADPAHHRGTYQCVARNAVGNSSRSVLLEVLRYPAPPNVTISRLTYGRHRREVQLQWAIAGPGNLTGFLVQRKASALGPGAGAWETAASDIEPESRGRRLGGLDPGVLYAFRILALNHHTAGHPSEVKIPADPPFSAYPAVLGAAGTGMVVATVASLLVFQYAARHPETFPCLGQVLVPMEQRHQQRGSREDAEVQAGLETPTTTPGLDPAQETTDAPVNVTITVTATP; encoded by the exons ATGGTGGGTCAGAGGGCCCAGCACGACCCGGTCAGCCTCCTGCTGCTGATACGCCTCTGCCTTCTGCACCTGAGGGCCTCAG GCCAGCCCCACCCGACTCCCGAGGCCCCTGCAGAGGAGGTGGTGTCTGTCCAGGGAGTGCGAGGTGGCTCCGTGGAGCTGGCCTGTGGCTCTGGGCCTGCCCCACTGCTGGTCCTCTGGAGCTTCACCCCGCTGGGCTCCCTGGTTCCCCGGCCTGTGGCCGTCACCGATGGAGCCATGTCCAAGGTGGAGGCCATCGCCTCGGCTCTGGGAGTCGTGAGTCTGAGGAACGGCAGCCTGGTGCTGGGGGAACTTCGAGAGGGTGCCCGCGGCCACTTCCTATGCCAGGTTCTGCACGTGGCTGGTGGCCAGCTCCACACTGCCTACTCCCACGTCACGCTGGCCGTGCTGG TGCCGGTGTCTAAGCCTCAAGTGCGACTGAGTAACCCGTCCCCTGTGGAGGGAGCCTCCGTGGTGGCCACGTGTGCAGTGCGGGAGGGCACAGAGCCTGTGACCTTTGCCTGGCAACATCAGGCATCCCAAGGCCTTGGAGAGGCCCTGGTGGGGGTCACTGAGCCACTATTCCGGCTGGACCCGGTCAACCGGACGCACCTAGGCTGGTACATGTGCAGTGCTCGCAACTCCGTGAACAGGCTGAGCAGTGACGGGGCCTTCCTGGACGTCATTT TTGGTCCTGACAAGCCTGTGATCACCATGGAGCCACTGGGACTCGCTGAGGAGGGCTTCTGGGCCAGTGAGAGGGAAGAGGTGACCCTGAGTTGCCTGGCCGCCTCCAACCCGCCTAGTCACTACGTGTGGCTCCGTGACCACACGCAAGTCCACACGGGGCCTACCTACATCATCGCCAGAGCAGGCCGTGTCCACACGGGTCTGTACACCTGCCTGGCCCACAACAGCTACCTGGACTCCCGCACCCAGACGACTGTCCAGCTCACCATCTACT ATCCCCCTGAGGGACAGCCTTCCTGTGCAGTGCATCCCAGCCCCGGGGCTGTGACTCTGCTCTGCGCCTGGCCTGAGGGGCTTCCGCCTGCACAGCTGCAGTGGGAAGGACCCCAGGGACCTGGCCCTACTGCCCCCAGCAACGTCACCTGGAGTCATGCAGCCGCCCAGCTCTCCAGTGGCAGCATCTTCACCTGCACTGGCCGGCACCCAGCCCTGGCACCGCCTGCCCTCTGCACAGTCACGCTCT GGGAGCCTCTCGGGAGGCCCACCTGCTGGAGCACAGCCACAATGGGGCACCAGTTCATCATGCTGAGCTGTGAGTGGCCTGGCGGCGAGCCCCCCGCCACGCTGAGCTGGCTTGACGAACAGCAGCAGCCCCTGGGCAGTAGCAGCTCCTCGACGGCCGTTCACCTCCTGCAGGCCCAGGAAGATCTGGCTGGCAGAGAGTTTACCTGCCGGGGCACTCACCTGCTCAGGACCCCTGACCCCCACTGCCACCTCCAGCTGG AAGCCCCACAGCTGGACGTGGCTGAGCCCCGCGTGTCAGTGTTGGAGGGGGGAGAGGCCTGGCTGGAGTGCTCGCTCCGCGGGGGCACaccacctgcccagctcctctGGCTGGGGCCTCAACAACAGCAGGTGGACCATGGCACTTCAGGATTCATGCTGCACCCTGAGGGTGCCCAGCTGCGCCTGGGCATCTACGATGCTGACCCAGCACACCACAGGGGCACCTACCAATGCGTGGCCCGCAACGCCGTGGGTAACAGCAGTCGGAGCGTGCTGCTGGAGGTCCTGA GATATCCAGCTCCTCCCAACGTCACCATCAGCCGCCTGACCTACGGGAGGCACCGGAGAGAGGTGCAGCTTCAATGGGCCATCGCAGGCCCCGGGAACCTGACGGGCTTCCTGGTGCAGCGGAAGGCCAGTGCCCTGGGCCCAGGAGCTGGGGCGTGGGAGACGGCAGCTAGTGACATCGAGCCGGAGAGCCGAGGCCGGCGGCTGGGAGGCTTGGACCCCGGGGTCCTTTATGCCTTCCGCATCCTGGCTCTGAATCACCACACTGCAGGACATCCCTCTGAGGTGAAGATACCAG CGGACCCCCCCTTCAGTGCCTACCCAGCGGTGTTGGGTGCAGCAGGCACAGGAATGGTGGTGGCAACGGTGGCCTCTCTACTGGTGTTCCAGTATGCTGCCCGGCACCCAGAGACTTTCCCCT GCCTTGGTCAAGTGCTTGTTCCCAT GGAGCAAAGGCACCAACAGAGGGGCTCCAGAGAAGATGCTGAGGTGCAGGCAG GCCTTGAAACACCAACCACCACCCCAGGTTTGGATCCTGCACAAGAAACCACGGATGCTCCAGTGAATGTCACCATCACAGTGACTGCAACACCATGA
- the VSIG10L2 gene encoding V-set and immunoglobulin domain-containing protein 10-like 2 isoform X2: protein MGHQFIMLSCEWPGGEPPATLSWLDEQQQPLGSSSSSTAVHLLQAQEDLAGREFTCRGTHLLRTPDPHCHLQLGSKGTNRGAPEKMLRCRQALKHQPPPQVWILHKKPRMLQ from the exons ATGGGGCACCAGTTCATCATGCTGAGCTGTGAGTGGCCTGGCGGCGAGCCCCCCGCCACGCTGAGCTGGCTTGACGAACAGCAGCAGCCCCTGGGCAGTAGCAGCTCCTCGACGGCCGTTCACCTCCTGCAGGCCCAGGAAGATCTGGCTGGCAGAGAGTTTACCTGCCGGGGCACTCACCTGCTCAGGACCCCTGACCCCCACTGCCACCTCCAGCTGG GGAGCAAAGGCACCAACAGAGGGGCTCCAGAGAAGATGCTGAGGTGCAGGCAG GCCTTGAAACACCAACCACCACCCCAGGTTTGGATCCTGCACAAGAAACCACGGATGCTCCAGTGA